The Medicago truncatula cultivar Jemalong A17 chromosome 4, MtrunA17r5.0-ANR, whole genome shotgun sequence genome includes a region encoding these proteins:
- the LOC25497761 gene encoding agamous-like MADS-box protein AGL62: protein MNMDNQRKKSVGHKKIEIKKIDKASNRQVTFSKRRQGLFKKASELCVLCDAHVAMVVFSPSDKLFCFGQPNIDTILNSYINETTEFEDSKTSSYEEYNRRYEEALKMLESEKKKLADVQNLNKSDWWNDSIDDMSIEELEQFMESIKELKTNLNEPMLCRTMEFLDLDE, encoded by the coding sequence ATGAATATGGATAACCAAAGAAAGAAAAGTGTAGGGCACAAGAAGATCGAGATCAAGAAGATTGACAAAGCATCGAACAGACAAGTCACATTCTCAAAGCGAAGACAAGGTCTATTCAAAAAAGCAAGTGAACTTTGTGTCTTATGTGACGCACATGTAGCCATGGTGGTGTTTTCCCCGTCCGACAAACTATTTTGCTTTGGTCAACCCAACATCGACACAATTCTTAATAGCTACATCAACGAAACCACTGAGTTTGAGGATTCGAAGACTTCATCATATGAAGAGTACAATAGACGATATGAGGAGGCATTAAAAATGTTGGAGTCGGAGAAGAAGAAACTAGCCGATgttcaaaatttgaacaaaagcGATTGGTGGAATGATTCCATTGATGATATGAGTATTGAAGAGCTTGAACAATTTATGGAATCCATTAAAGAGTTAAAGACTAACCTTAATGAACCAATGCTTTGCAGGACCATGGAATTTCTTGATCTGGATGAATGa